In Paenibacillus kyungheensis, the following are encoded in one genomic region:
- a CDS encoding ABC transporter permease translates to MKSTIVKRLIQIIPMLLFVSIICFGMIKLAPGDPVLSFVTPNMHPEDIERMRQSLGLDKPAYIQYLLWIKEALSGNLGYSLINHQPVLQQMLDRLPATAGLMGISILISVVLAIPIGLLAAANRNRWIDKCINLLCYIGISIPVFWLAILLIYLFAIKLHWLPSVGMRTIGVDSFWDMVKHGILPCAVLSFGFLAVYVRYIRSSTLSQLKEDYVQIQLAYGSSPKLVLFRHVLKHVLLPIITLLGMSLADLVAGAIVTETIFSWPGIGSLGMTAVKGMDYPMIMGITLFSSLMLILGNLIADILYRFADPRIKSTR, encoded by the coding sequence ATGAAATCGACTATAGTCAAACGACTTATACAGATCATACCGATGCTTTTATTCGTGTCGATTATCTGCTTCGGGATGATCAAGTTAGCTCCTGGTGATCCTGTACTATCCTTTGTTACTCCTAATATGCATCCTGAAGATATAGAACGTATGCGTCAAAGTCTTGGTCTGGACAAACCAGCATATATTCAGTATTTATTATGGATCAAAGAAGCTTTATCTGGTAATTTAGGTTATTCATTAATTAATCATCAACCTGTATTACAACAAATGCTAGATCGTTTGCCTGCAACAGCCGGTTTGATGGGGATTTCAATCCTCATCTCGGTTGTTCTTGCTATTCCTATTGGTTTATTAGCAGCGGCTAATCGTAACCGTTGGATCGATAAATGTATTAATTTGTTATGTTATATCGGAATTTCGATTCCTGTATTCTGGTTAGCGATCTTGCTTATTTATCTATTTGCTATCAAATTGCACTGGTTACCGAGTGTCGGGATGCGGACGATAGGTGTAGACTCATTTTGGGATATGGTTAAGCATGGAATATTACCATGTGCAGTGTTATCTTTTGGATTTTTAGCAGTCTACGTACGTTATATTCGTTCTAGCACACTAAGCCAACTTAAAGAAGATTATGTACAAATTCAACTTGCTTATGGCTCCAGTCCCAAATTAGTATTGTTTAGACATGTACTCAAGCATGTGCTACTGCCTATTATTACATTACTCGGGATGTCGTTAGCTGATTTGGTTGCAGGTGCTATCGTTACCGAAACTATTTTTTCTTGGCCAGGTATTGGATCGCTAGGAATGACTGCGGTTAAAGGAATGGATTACCCGATGATTATGGGAATAACGTTATTTTCATCGTTGATGTTGATTCTAGGGAATCTGATTGCCGATATTCTTTACCGATTCGCAGATCCAAGAATCAAATCAACGAGGTGA
- a CDS encoding ABC transporter permease, giving the protein MKNKWKQVSNEITSSPLGWLAVIVLIVFSLGAILASLSPYDPDQLNVMERMQLPSSGHWFGTDDYGRDYFTRALYGGRISLLVGFLSMIIATVIGVAVGVISGYAGGSIDNLLMRALEILMSIPSFLIILLLSVYLKPGIGNIILIIALLMWMNMARIIRAETMTLKEREYVLYAQASGQSSIGIIMKHILPNLIPLIIVGATNNVASAIMMESALSFLGFGVQPPNATWGSMLNNAQGYLAQDPLLAIFPGLLIFLTVLSFNILGDLLRAGFEPKLIRR; this is encoded by the coding sequence ATGAAAAATAAATGGAAACAGGTGAGTAACGAGATAACATCCTCTCCTTTAGGATGGTTAGCGGTTATTGTATTGATTGTGTTTTCGCTAGGCGCTATATTAGCTTCCTTATCTCCCTATGATCCAGATCAGTTAAATGTGATGGAGCGTATGCAACTTCCTAGTAGTGGACATTGGTTTGGAACAGATGATTATGGTCGAGATTATTTTACAAGAGCGTTATATGGTGGACGTATATCGCTGTTAGTCGGTTTTTTATCAATGATTATCGCTACAGTAATCGGTGTGGCAGTCGGCGTAATTAGCGGTTATGCAGGCGGATCGATCGATAATTTATTAATGAGAGCTTTAGAAATTTTGATGTCTATTCCTTCCTTTTTGATTATTTTATTGTTAAGTGTATATTTGAAGCCGGGAATTGGAAATATTATTCTTATTATTGCTTTGTTAATGTGGATGAATATGGCACGTATTATACGAGCAGAGACGATGACTTTAAAAGAAAGAGAGTATGTATTATATGCTCAAGCATCCGGTCAAAGTAGTATAGGTATTATTATGAAGCATATTCTACCGAATTTGATTCCACTTATTATTGTAGGGGCTACTAACAATGTCGCTTCAGCTATTATGATGGAATCGGCTTTAAGCTTTCTGGGATTTGGTGTACAACCTCCAAATGCAACATGGGGCAGTATGCTTAACAATGCGCAGGGGTATTTAGCGCAAGATCCTTTACTAGCTATTTTTCCAGGATTGCTTATATTTTTAACGGTACTTAGCTTTAATATTTTGGGTGATTTATTACGAGCAGGATTTGAACCCAAGTTGATCCGTAGATAA
- a CDS encoding ABC transporter ATP-binding protein, with protein sequence MTEPLLSVNDLKVSFDTKEGENQALRGVSFDIYTGETIGIVGESGSGKSVTAKAILSLITPPGRIWNGDIRFHGQSLITLNPKQWRKIRGKQIAMIFQDPMTSLNPVKKIGDQMIEIIRRHRGMNKPEAQAEAIKQLEQVGIGQAEARLHQYPHQFSGGMRQRVMIAIALACQPELIIADEPTTALDVTIQSQILFLLKQLKEQSHTTIALITHDLGIVAQICTRVIVMYGGMIMEEGLVEDIFYRPHHPYTKGLLRSLPKRSEGLRERLIPIEGSPPDLLHPPSGCPFMERCPQAHERCATLPPVSHISESHRSMCWLDQEGAHTTDEFNTQI encoded by the coding sequence ATGACAGAACCTTTATTATCGGTGAATGATCTAAAAGTTTCATTTGATACCAAAGAAGGAGAAAATCAAGCCCTTCGAGGAGTGAGCTTTGATATTTATACAGGAGAAACGATCGGTATAGTAGGAGAATCCGGTAGTGGAAAAAGTGTCACTGCCAAAGCCATCTTATCTCTTATTACACCACCTGGACGTATATGGAATGGAGATATTCGATTTCACGGACAATCCCTGATCACTTTGAATCCCAAGCAGTGGCGTAAGATTCGTGGTAAGCAGATTGCAATGATTTTTCAAGATCCGATGACTTCTTTGAATCCGGTCAAAAAAATCGGTGATCAAATGATTGAAATTATACGTCGGCATCGTGGGATGAATAAACCAGAAGCACAAGCTGAAGCGATCAAGCAGTTGGAGCAAGTAGGGATTGGTCAAGCAGAGGCAAGGCTACATCAATATCCGCATCAATTTAGTGGTGGTATGCGTCAACGGGTTATGATTGCGATAGCGTTGGCTTGCCAGCCTGAACTTATTATCGCGGACGAGCCGACAACAGCTTTAGATGTTACGATTCAATCGCAAATTCTGTTTTTACTCAAACAGTTAAAAGAGCAGTCTCATACTACAATTGCTTTGATTACTCATGATTTGGGCATTGTCGCTCAAATTTGTACCCGCGTAATTGTTATGTACGGTGGCATGATTATGGAAGAAGGGCTGGTCGAAGACATATTTTATCGTCCGCATCATCCATATACAAAAGGACTGCTTCGTTCGCTACCTAAACGCAGTGAAGGTTTGCGAGAGCGATTAATTCCTATTGAAGGATCACCACCAGATTTATTGCATCCTCCTAGCGGATGTCCATTTATGGAACGTTGTCCGCAAGCACATGAACGTTGTGCTACATTACCACCTGTATCTCATATATCTGAAAGTCATCGTTCGATGTGTTGGTTAGATCAGGAAGGAGCGCATACAACAGATGAATTCAATACGCAAATCTGA
- a CDS encoding ABC transporter ATP-binding protein, with the protein MNSIRKSDNRLDSTPLVQVDQLKKHFVTSTTIWGKTEQVLKAVDGVSFHINRGETFGLVGESGSGKSTVGRCLLRLYDYTDGEVYYDGQNISRMSAKQLKPFRRRIQSIFQDPYSSLNPGMNVAELISEPMNIHRMHTGKDRKEAIVDLLEKVGLQSGHLYRYPHEFSGGQRQRLSIARALSVNPEFIVCDEPISALDVSIQAQVINTLEDLQTELGLTYLFIAHDLSMVHHISDRIGVMYGGRLVEVADSDELYNNPLHPYTQALLSSIPIADPRAVIQPISYTPSVVDPNEAAQAYLLREVSPRHYVSNL; encoded by the coding sequence ATGAATTCAATACGCAAATCTGATAACCGACTAGACTCTACTCCATTAGTACAAGTAGATCAACTTAAAAAGCATTTTGTAACCAGTACTACTATTTGGGGCAAAACAGAACAGGTACTCAAAGCTGTAGACGGTGTTAGTTTTCATATTAACCGTGGAGAAACATTTGGGTTGGTAGGGGAATCAGGGAGCGGCAAATCGACAGTAGGACGTTGTCTACTGCGTTTGTACGATTATACGGATGGAGAAGTCTATTATGATGGACAAAATATTTCCCGTATGTCAGCCAAACAGCTCAAGCCATTTCGTAGACGAATTCAGTCTATTTTTCAAGATCCATATTCTTCGTTAAATCCAGGCATGAATGTTGCGGAATTGATCAGCGAACCTATGAATATTCATCGTATGCATACTGGCAAAGATCGAAAAGAAGCTATTGTTGATTTACTGGAAAAAGTAGGTCTACAAAGTGGACATCTTTATCGTTATCCGCATGAGTTTAGTGGAGGGCAACGTCAACGATTATCTATTGCAAGAGCATTATCTGTAAATCCTGAATTTATTGTGTGTGATGAACCCATCTCAGCGTTAGATGTTTCTATTCAAGCACAAGTGATCAATACCCTCGAAGATTTGCAGACTGAATTAGGCCTAACGTATTTGTTTATTGCACATGATCTATCAATGGTTCATCATATTTCTGATCGAATTGGAGTGATGTACGGCGGACGACTCGTCGAAGTAGCAGACAGTGACGAATTGTACAACAATCCATTACATCCGTATACACAAGCATTGTTATCTTCTATTCCTATTGCTGATCCGCGTGCAGTTATTCAGCCCATTTCATATACACCTTCAGTCGTCGATCCTAATGAAGCAGCACAAGCCTATTTATTACGTGAAGTCAGTCCACGTCACTATGTAAGTAACCTATAG
- the fsa gene encoding fructose-6-phosphate aldolase, giving the protein MKFFLDTGNLEEIKRIARLGIVDGVTTNPSLIAKEGRVFKDVIDEICEIIEGPVSAEVVSLDAEGMLKEAHEIAKWAPNVVIKLPMTEEGLYACNQLSKEGIKTNVTLIFSAAQGLMAAKAGATFISPFVGRLDDIAVDGMKLIRDLRTILDTYGLKSEIIAASIRNVGHVEAAALAGAHIATIPGTLVPVLWKHPLTDSGIERFLKDWESVPQAKEQVKEEAGTK; this is encoded by the coding sequence ATGAAATTTTTCTTAGACACAGGTAACCTTGAAGAAATCAAACGTATTGCGCGTTTGGGAATCGTAGATGGTGTAACAACTAACCCTTCATTGATCGCTAAAGAAGGTCGCGTATTTAAAGATGTAATCGACGAAATTTGTGAGATTATTGAAGGACCAGTAAGCGCAGAGGTTGTAAGCCTTGATGCTGAAGGTATGTTAAAAGAAGCTCACGAAATCGCAAAATGGGCACCAAACGTTGTTATTAAATTGCCTATGACTGAAGAAGGATTGTACGCTTGTAACCAACTTTCTAAAGAAGGTATCAAAACAAACGTAACTTTGATCTTCTCCGCAGCACAAGGTTTGATGGCAGCTAAAGCTGGCGCTACATTCATCAGCCCATTCGTAGGTCGTCTAGATGATATCGCTGTTGATGGTATGAAATTGATTCGCGATCTTCGTACAATCTTAGACACTTATGGTTTGAAATCAGAAATTATCGCTGCAAGTATCCGTAATGTAGGTCATGTAGAAGCAGCTGCTCTTGCTGGTGCTCACATCGCTACTATTCCAGGTACTTTGGTTCCTGTTTTGTGGAAACACCCATTGACAGATAGCGGTATCGAACGTTTCTTGAAAGACTGGGAATCTGTTCCTCAAGCTAAAGAACAAGTAAAAGAAGAAGCTGGAACTAAATAA
- a CDS encoding methyl-accepting chemotaxis protein: MANTSVNSTNDSGNFAITGHGSISIVDMMVICMQYFEKIVGNDIMLGVCDMTEFKYYRPARELDLGLRPGTPVSPDDNNLRTALVDGVSSVTRVPASAYGFELDAAAVPIKDANGKVVGALATAYTLQHNELLADFTTNLETISEQLSEMVQTVAAQSQQLSATTTDIQSNTREAVENSKDVNKVAGFIREISEQTNLLGLNAAIEAARVGEAGAGFGVVASEVRKLSVDTKQATQNIEQSLSTVQQSIQYMEQEISAIAKSSQEQAILVNEFSEVVDSLNQMSHKFKNFTNDFLKSRL; encoded by the coding sequence TTGGCTAATACATCTGTAAATTCAACAAATGATTCTGGTAATTTTGCGATTACAGGTCATGGATCGATAAGCATTGTAGATATGATGGTAATTTGTATGCAGTATTTTGAAAAAATTGTAGGTAACGATATTATGTTAGGCGTCTGTGATATGACAGAGTTCAAATATTATCGTCCTGCTAGAGAATTGGATCTTGGCTTGCGTCCGGGTACACCTGTTTCACCTGACGATAACAATCTACGGACTGCCCTGGTAGATGGAGTATCTTCTGTTACTCGTGTGCCGGCTTCTGCGTATGGATTTGAATTAGATGCAGCAGCAGTTCCTATTAAAGATGCAAATGGCAAAGTTGTCGGTGCGTTAGCAACAGCGTATACATTGCAACATAATGAACTATTGGCTGATTTTACAACGAATCTAGAAACGATTAGCGAACAGTTAAGTGAAATGGTACAGACTGTAGCTGCTCAATCTCAACAACTATCTGCAACAACAACAGATATTCAGTCCAATACACGTGAAGCTGTTGAAAATTCCAAAGATGTTAATAAAGTAGCTGGATTTATCCGCGAAATTTCAGAGCAAACGAATTTATTAGGTCTGAATGCAGCGATTGAAGCTGCTCGTGTAGGTGAAGCAGGCGCAGGCTTTGGCGTTGTTGCTTCTGAAGTGCGTAAATTATCTGTCGATACCAAACAAGCTACACAAAATATCGAACAATCGCTATCAACTGTACAACAATCGATTCAATATATGGAGCAGGAGATCTCAGCAATAGCCAAATCTTCTCAAGAACAAGCTATTTTAGTTAATGAATTTAGTGAAGTGGTAGATAGCTTAAATCAAATGAGTCACAAATTTAAAAACTTTACAAACGACTTTTTGAAATCTCGTCTGTAA
- a CDS encoding uracil-DNA glycosylase: MSAIFRNDWADVLESELQKPYYLELRQFLAQEYRTATIYPDMYDIFNALHYTSLESTRVVILGQDPYHGPGQAHGLSFSVKPGVSIPPSLHNIYQELHDDLGCAIPKHGSLIHWAEQGVLLLNAVLTVRRGQAASHQNQGWETFTDRIVQAVNERETPAVFILWGSHAQRKGAAIDRTKHHVITSPHPSPFSAHKGFMGSKPFSNTNQFLQSQGMEPIDWCIKD, translated from the coding sequence ATGAGTGCTATTTTTCGTAACGATTGGGCAGACGTATTAGAATCGGAACTGCAAAAGCCATACTATCTGGAGTTACGCCAATTTTTGGCACAAGAATATCGCACAGCAACGATCTATCCAGATATGTATGATATTTTTAATGCTTTGCATTACACGTCACTTGAATCGACCAGAGTCGTTATTTTAGGGCAAGATCCTTATCACGGTCCAGGACAAGCACATGGATTGAGCTTTTCTGTCAAACCGGGGGTCTCAATTCCGCCTTCATTACATAATATCTATCAAGAGCTTCATGATGATCTCGGATGCGCTATTCCTAAGCATGGATCATTGATCCATTGGGCAGAGCAAGGTGTTCTATTATTAAATGCTGTATTGACCGTACGACGTGGACAAGCCGCTTCTCATCAAAATCAAGGGTGGGAAACATTTACAGATCGGATTGTACAGGCTGTCAACGAACGAGAAACACCGGCTGTTTTTATATTGTGGGGAAGTCATGCACAGCGCAAAGGAGCAGCGATTGATCGTACCAAACATCATGTGATTACATCTCCGCATCCAAGCCCATTTTCAGCGCACAAAGGATTTATGGGCAGTAAACCTTTTAGCAATACCAATCAATTTTTGCAGTCTCAGGGAATGGAACCGATCGATTGGTGTATAAAGGATTGA